The window CATCGAGGTAATATGACACTCTTATTGTTAAGATATTGGTCGCACTAGAAGCTTCAAAATCTGAGTCATTTACTTTCCATTATGGAACCCATACAGCTACTGCAGTGCAGCAATTTATTTGAACATGCtcagaaaatagaaaacaaatagcaTCCATGTCTTTTCCTCCAATAGATTTTTTGCATTTCTCATCATCTGATACCACCTCTCATGGTGATGTCATCTCCATTGTTCATTTTACTTGTCACCAAAGTTCTAACCTTCTATTGTGTGTAGCACCACCTCAAAGGTATTCCCATTGTTGCTCGCCATGTTTCACTTCTTACCAAAACATTCACTTCAGAATCCAGATTAGTAGGTCTAACAAGCTGTTAACTCTCTTCCAAAATCCTGTGTAACTCACCAAAGTGCTCCCTGTTCCCTCAAGCTGTTGTGGTATTTACCCATGACTTGAGAATACACTGGAACTCAATTGCATATTGAGTTTCTATCTGGATGGGTGGATTATGAGCCATTGTCtttcaaaatgtaaaatttTAGTGCGCAATGTGATACAGTTTATGCagaaaaatttaccttttctAGATACTGACCATAAGGGGATTGTGTATAACACTTCTTAATGCTTTTCTGAAGagtaagagaaaaaaacttaCTCAACATCCTTTATTACAATTATAGTCAATCACATCCCTTAACAAATTCTATTCAGCTTTGAGATTATGTATTTGACTTAAATTTTACCATGCCTAGTGTACTCTTCAGAACAGTTTCTTAGTTTTTGCTTATGCTTGCCAACGATCCTTAATGCCTAGTGTACTCTTCAGAACAGTTTCTTAGTTTCTGCTTTTGCTCCCAGTACTTCATTTACTATGGTTTTTATTACTTTCTTCATTCCTCTAATTTTCAAGTGCAAATTTTAACTTTGTAGGGCCAGCTCATCAGAGTTCATTATACCTTTCAATAAGTTCTTGAAGAGCCTTGACCGGTCCTTTTCTGCTGGAATGAGGGTCAAAATGCGTTTTGAAACTGAAGATGCAGCAGAAAGAAGGTTTGCCATCCATGGGCTAGGAGCTTCTAACTAACTACGTTATCTAAATACTAACTAAAGTACTTTTTCGCAGATATACTGGACTAATAACTGGAATCAGTGAGCTAGATCCTACTAGATGGCCTGGTTCAAAATGGAAATGTCTATTGGTATGTAATTgttgaaaagtatattttataagatttaCTTTCAAGTTCCTAAATGTTTGTGGAAAATCTGTTGTAATACAAATAAGGTTCGTTTTGAGATTTAGTTGTGGGGATGCTCTTAGACTTGGGTTTGCTTTTTTAGGCTCtaagtatttttctttctcttgtcaCTTTTGATGCATTATTGCCTCATCCTCAGTCTTTATTTGTCTTGAGTGTGGAAGATCTACAGAACTGAAATAATATGTATAGCTTGCAAAGGTCAGGATGCTTTTCTACCTTTCATCATGGGGCCTTTCTTGTGTTCTTCAGTGTCTAACCAATAATTAATGTCTTGGTTTTTCTCCATGGAATTTTCCTGTTGCTCTGTAGTCGGTACTTTGGAATGATGATATGTTctatattcattattattactGAATATCAcatatttaaagaattttttcaataatagaaATGTAGGTGTAATTTATTTTGCTTGGTGAGTTTAAAAATGGGATATTTGTATATTTTCCTGCTTGCCAATCTGGGCTTTgggttttgctttgttttttcttcttctggatTCTATCTGTGCTCTTGCAACTAAGCTTTCCTATCATAAAGCATCTTTACAATTTTTGACTTTTCATGTGTCAtgactatttatatatttttcgaTTGTATCCTTGTTTTCTCAGGTAAGGTGGGATGATATGGAGGCTAACAGACACAGCAGGGTTTCTCCTTGGGAAGTTGAGCCTTCTGGTTCTGGTTCTGGTTCTGGTTCTATTTCTAGTTCCAATAACTTTATGGCACCTGGTTTGAAGAGAAGCAGGTCTGGATTGCCTTCATTGAAGGCAGAATTTCCAATCCCTGGTAGGATCTGCTTTCCCTCTGCAAATGCATCACCATATCCTATccctatttttttcctttctttgtgCAATGTTCTTTGACTAATCTGCATGTTTTTCTAACAGATGGGATTGGAGCATCAGACTTTAGGGTATCTTCAAGGTTCCAGGAGGTCTTGCAAGGTCAAGAAATTATGAGTTTTAATACTCTTTATGATGATGTTGATGGTCAAAATCAGCACCCATCTGAAATAAGGAGTCGGTTTCCTGGTTCACATGGATCTGGGATTGCTGCAATAGGAAGTGGTATCAGAGGCTCAATTCCCACTTCTGAAAATTCCTTTAAAGGCATAGGCTTTAATGAATCTTATAGATTCCATAAGGTCTTGCAAGGTCAAGAAATATTTCCACGCTCACCATATAGAAGAATTCCAAATGCTAACAAGGCTCCTGAAAATTGTGGTCTTGGACTCTCTGATGGTGTTCAAATGTCAAGCTCAAGAAATGGATGGTCTACCATGATGCAGGGCTATAATACTCAAATGCGACCTCCTACACAAgtatcatcaccatcatcagtGTTGATGTTTCAGCATGCTAGCAATCAGGTTTCAAACCCAACTTCCATTTTTAATTCCAATGATCACGAGGAGCAGACAACTAACACTCAAAGTTGGTTTTATCCTGAAACACATGGGGGAAAATTCAAGCTGTCCTCACATTCTGACCCTGGTCTAAGAGGAGACAGCCAATGCAGCACGAATCCTTATGTTCTTTCCCATGAGCATCTTCAGCATGGCATTTCACAACCTGTTGTAGCTCAATCAGCCTTTAGGAGCAGTCAAGATATGGTGTTGTGCAAAAGCAGCTGCAGACTCTTTGGTTTCTCATTGACTGAGGATAGACATGTTGTCAACAAGGAAGACAATGTTGCTTCAATAACATCTCCATTGAATCCTGAGTCCTCTTTTCTGCCTCTTGTTGGAGAACAGCTCCATCCAAAGCCTCCAGCAATAAACAATGCAGTTGGGAGCAGTTGTACCAAAGTAAGTGGCCTCTATTCTATTAAAAACAAGCTTTTTGCTAGTTCATATAGTACATTTCAAGCATAAAAAAGTTGGTTCACAAGAAAGAGTGTAGCAGGCAGGGCAACTGATCTTTCTAAATGTGATGGATGGGTATACGAGTCACATGTAAACGAGGTATTTAAAACAACTAAGCCTCAACCCAAACTATTATATGGATCCTTTGCAGCATTTAGCTCGATCATAAACTAGTTGATGGGCATTTATTTGTTCTGAAAGGGTTTGACTGGTTTAATGTTGGATTTGATAGTTTACTAGGAAACTTGATCTTTACATGATGGATTTTATGGGCAGTTGGGGCCTTTTGCTACTGTTGCCAATGCTATTTGCTCTTGTAGAGCTTTGTGCACGAGTATAAAACCTCTGTGACTGCAAGCCTTGCCACTCAAATGGCAAACTTCAGTATGATTGGTGCAAAAGTTAAGGGTGGCATCGTGGGCTTTTAGGTTGGTACTTGATACTGTATTAGTTTCAGTTTAGATCCGTAAATTAATTTCAGGATCAAGTCAGATGGGTGTTTATGGTCTTATTTACTGACTAAGTTGTGTTAGCATTATTTAATAGAGTCAATGACTTTTCATTTTCATGCTAATTTCTCACCTGTTTGAGTCAATCTGTGATCTCGTTGAAATCTCTGGCATTGTTTTGCAGGCAATTCTGCAACATCATGCTGAAAATTATCGTATATACTAATGAAGACCCTGTTGATGCATCTGAGGCTGCGCAAGGGGATGCCTCCAGTTGCTTGGATTCATATGTATTAGCTTTTGTGAAAGAATGTAACTAATCTCCCAATGCAACTCGGTTATATCCTAACTCCGTTGACTATGCGACAGATTCTGTTTGTACCTTGTACTAATATATTAGGTTTCCCATGATAACCCTCCTTCAAGAATGATCTATTCATACTTGCTTGGCTCGGTCCAATTTGGACCAAATTGTTGTTGTAATAGCGCCTAATACTTTACAAGCTTGTTATCTCTcaaatctcaatatattttcttCTATGCATGCGAGCCTACTAGATTTTGAATTATTctgttcttgtttgttttttcctgtacatttttctttttgtttccatCTAAGATCAGCTGTTGTACTCTTGGAACCCACATGGCAAATGACTGGAAGGTACTCTGATATCTATAACAAACGCAAAGGCACTTGCAGAATAAAAGTTGGAGCCTACACTGTATTCATACCCCTGCTTCTGAACAGCAACGCAACTGTGTGATTATGAATGCCCATGAGGTTCAAACGAACCGAGTATCTAGATATAAGATGCATGCATGCATCGTAGAAGTAGCTGGAGTTTGTTGTTGACGGTCCTCCTAGTGTATTAGGAAAAAGTTACAACAGAAACTATTGCAGCTTGTGAGTTTTCACCGTTCATATTTTCAACAAAACTGACCGATGACTCATGAAAATGCCCCCAGCACCATCAGTTTGCATTAGTTTGAACCATGCGGTCGTTGGTCCAATTTCTGATTTCGACATATTGGACTTGCTCGCCAAATTTAACATATCTTGAATTACTAGAGGATCGAGACTTCACATGTAACTTTCAACTGCCCCAATATATACAAATTTGAACTTGGAGAAGATGGTTTCAGACTACAACAAGAATACTCCTGTTCTAGTTGCTTGATAGGATAATAATGTTACCCTGGTAAATTTCGTGATGGTTTTTGATGCATGACCTGGCTAACATAGGCCAGAGGCAAAACCATGGGAAAACACTTCaaaccttattattattatttttactacaCAGGAGATGTTTGAACTTTGCTTCCGCATTGCCAAACAGTAAAAGGATGTAAGAACTCTAAGTCCAATGACCAGTACCCTTGAGGTATTGTCTGAAGGGCATGGCATTGAAAAAGGTTTCCTTTGACTCACTGGTGATGTGGGGTTATCAATATGTGAAACTGATTCAACTATTTGGACCATATAATTGAGCAGAGAGAAATAATGTTGGTCAGTGAAATATGATGTTTGATATTTCCTTCGGTTACGTTTTGGAAGGACCTTTGCATTATTTTGCATGTATCTGGAAAGGAAGAAGATTGcaaatgatattcttttctttgaatGATAAAGACTACCAGCGAattcaatatttgaaaatatctcCAAAGCTGATGAACTTAATAGACTTCACAGCCGCAAAGACAAACCTGGTGGCTTGGCTGCCCAGCTAAGTCAATCAGTGAGGTAGAGAGGTAGATGGATGTTGGAGGCGGCAAGAGTCTCTGGGGCTAGAGAAAGTCAAAACTTTCATATCTTAATTTAACCAAAGTGTAAATGTTCAGATTATTAAAGTATAAAACATGACAAAAATAGGTGTCATAAATCTAAGAACCTGAGAGCAGGGGTGGCCGGCACTGCAAACCTAATGCCCTGTCTCCGCCCCTGCCTAAGAGTCTACTTTTGCTTTCTGATTACGCGTAGCGTCGTCCGTTGCTTTCCCACCTAAGAACTAATATGAATGAAAGGTTCTGGTATTTCAGCACGGTCCGTATGTGGAAAATTTGCCCTTCTAATTTCCACGTAAAGTATTTTTGGAATATAGTCAGTAccctaattaataaattaattatcttaaataCTGTTCACACCTATGTTTAAGCAAATCCGGGATGAAAAGGTTCATTAATGGTAGTTCATCATGTAATTCAAAACCTAATAATGAGCCTACCAATAAACCTAAATaagagctctttttttttttcttttcctacgTTGCATTTCTTCAAAAGCCATATCGTATATAAAAAGGGTATCCGCATCGCTATTATATGCTAGAACACCTTTAAGAGTCTCCatgattttagttattttattattattattattattattatgtaataAGTATTATTGTATTACCCAAGAGGGCCAAGACtcacttttgaaaataaaaactacttgtagagttttttttttccctatgaACATCTACTCGAAG of the Populus nigra chromosome 7, ddPopNigr1.1, whole genome shotgun sequence genome contains:
- the LOC133699695 gene encoding auxin response factor 3-like isoform X1; amino-acid sequence: MGGMIDLNTTEEDETTPSSGSLSSPSSSSAASALSASGSGSRTSPVCLELWHACAGPLISLPKRGSIVVYVPQGHLEQLPDLPLGIYDLPPHVFCRVVDVKLHAEAASDDVYAQVSLVPESEEIEQKLREGLFEGDGEEEDVEATVKTTTPHMFCKTLTASDTSTHGGFSVPRRAAEDCFPPLDYTQQRPSQELVAKDLHGSEWKFRHIYRGQPRRHLLTTGWSAFVNKKKLVSGDAVLFLRGEDGELRLGVRRAAQVKCGPTYPALWNQQLNQSSLAEVANAISMRSAFRIYYNPRASSSEFIIPFNKFLKSLDRSFSAGMRVKMRFETEDAAERRYTGLITGISELDPTRWPGSKWKCLLVRWDDMEANRHSRVSPWEVEPSGSGSGSGSISSSNNFMAPGLKRSRSGLPSLKAEFPIPDGIGASDFRVSSRFQEVLQGQEIMSFNTLYDDVDGQNQHPSEIRSRFPGSHGSGIAAIGSGIRGSIPTSENSFKGIGFNESYRFHKVLQGQEIFPRSPYRRIPNANKAPENCGLGLSDGVQMSSSRNGWSTMMQGYNTQMRPPTQVSSPSSVLMFQHASNQVSNPTSIFNSNDHEEQTTNTQSWFYPETHGGKFKLSSHSDPGLRGDSQCSTNPYVLSHEHLQHGISQPVVAQSAFRSSQDMVLCKSSCRLFGFSLTEDRHVVNKEDNVASITSPLNPESSFLPLVGEQLHPKPPAINNAVGSSCTKLGPFATVANAICSCRALCTSIKPL
- the LOC133699695 gene encoding auxin response factor 3-like isoform X3, with translation MGGMIDLNTTEEDETTPSSGSLSSPSSSSAASALSASGSGSRTSPVCLELWHACAGPLISLPKRGSIVVYVPQGHLEQLPDLPLGIYDLPPHVFCRVVDVKLHAEAASDDVYAQVSLVPESEEIEQKLREGLFEGDGEEEDVEATVKTTTPHMFCKTLTASDTSTHGGFSVPRRAAEDCFPPLDYTQQRPSQELVAKDLHGSEWKFRHIYRGQPRRHLLTTGWSAFVNKKKLVSGDAVLFLRGEDGELRLGVRRAAQVKCGPTYPALWNQQLNQSSLAEVANAISMRSAFRIYYNPRASSSEFIIPFNKFLKSLDRSFSAGMRVKMRFETEDAAERRYTGLITGISELDPTRWPGSKWKCLLVRWDDMEANRHSRVSPWEVEPSGSGSGSGSISSSNNFMAPGLKRSRSGLPSLKAEFPIPDGIGASDFRVSSRFQEVLQGQEIMSFNTLYDDVDGQNQHPSEIRSRFPGSHGSGIAAIGSGIRGSIPTSENSFKGIGFNESYRFHKVLQGQEIFPRSPYRRIPNANKAPENCGLGLSDGVQMSSSRNGWSTMMQGYNTQMRPPTQVSSPSSVLMFQHASNQLSSHSDPGLRGDSQCSTNPYVLSHEHLQHGISQPVVAQSAFRSSQDMVLCKSSCRLFGFSLTEDRHVVNKEDNVASITSPLNPESSFLPLVGEQLHPKPPAINNAVGSSCTKLGPFATVANAICSCRALCTSIKPL
- the LOC133699695 gene encoding auxin response factor 3-like isoform X2; amino-acid sequence: MGGMIDLNTTEEDETTPSSGSLSSPSSSSAASALSASGSGSRTSPVCLELWHACAGPLISLPKRGSIVVYVPQGHLEQLPDLPLGIYDLPPHVFCRVVDVKLHAEAASDDVYAQVSLVPESEEIEQKLREGLFEGDGEEEDVEATVKTTTPHMFCKTLTASDTSTHGGFSVPRRAAEDCFPPLDYTQQRPSQELVAKDLHGSEWKFRHIYRGQPRRHLLTTGWSAFVNKKKLVSGDAVLFLRGEDGELRLGVRRAAQVKCGPTYPALWNQQLNQSSLAEVANAISMRSAFRIYYNPRASSSEFIIPFNKFLKSLDRSFSAGMRVKMRFETEDAAERRYTGLITGISELDPTRWPGSKWKCLLVRWDDMEANRHSRVSPWEVEPSGSGSGSGSISSSNNFMAPGLKRSRSGLPSLKAEFPIPDGIGASDFRVSSRFQEVLQGQEIMSFNTLYDDVDGQNQHPSEIRSRFPGSHGSGIAAIGSGIRGSIPTSENSFKGIGFNESYRFHKVLQGQEIFPRSPYRRIPNANKAPENCGLGLSDGVQMSSSRNGWSTMMQGYNTQMRPPTQVSSPSSVLMFQHASNQVSNPTSIFNSNDHEEQTTNTQSWFYPETHGGKFKLSSHSDPGLRGDSQCSTNPYVLSHEHLQHGISQPVVAQSAFRSSQDMVLCKSSCRLFGFSLTEDRHVVNKEDNVASITSPLNPESSFLPLVGEQLHPKPPAINNAVGSSCTKAILQHHAENYRIY